A stretch of DNA from Methanogenium sp. S4BF:
ACAGACGCTGTTTCTTTAGCACCAGAGACAGATGGTTTGAGCGGTAATAAGGTATTTATATGGGTATGTTTTTCCGATGATGAATGACTATATATATTGCGCGCAGACTGTATGTGAATGATTATAATCCGGCCAATTTTTCTTTAAATGCCTGTTTAAGACCTTTATTGTCAATTATTATGTAAAATTGCCCATATGTGGAATAATATGGGTGTTTGTTGGAAATAACTCCTATAATACTATTTGTTTAATATCAGCATTAAACTAATGAAATTAAATTAATTGGCCTATGATTCAAAAAACGATAAGAATTATACTCAGGAATAAAATGTTCCACGTATGGAGAGGTATCATCCGGAGCTTTCTCACATAAAGGAACTGCTGAGATCTCATCCCCGGGGAATGACAATAATTGATATTTCTCAGAAAATTGGCATCAACAGAAATTCGGTGGCCAAATATCTGGACGTACTCCTCATCTCCGGCCAGGTGGAGATGCATGCGGTGGGAACGGCAAAATTATACTTTCTTTCCAAAAGGGTTCCTATTTCCGCAATGCTGAGTCTCTCATCGGACTATATTATCGTCTTTGACAGTGCCCTGACCATTCAGTACATCAATCAGAAAGTATTGGATTTTGAGGGCATTACCCGCGAAGAGGCACTTGGAATCCATATCGACAATATCTCTCTCTCCCTTCTGAGGGATGAGGAAATCCTTGAGAAAATCCGGGATGTCGATCTCGAACGCCAATTTTGCAAGGATGTCTCCATTAGCCATGAAGATGGAGAATATTATTTTAAGGCTAAGATTATCCCAACGATATTTGAAGGAGGCACCCGCGGCATCAGCGTGATTCTGGAGGACAATACTCCCCAGAAACGGTATGAACTCTCACTTGAGGAACAGAAATCACTGTATCAGGAGATGGTGGAGGACCAGACCGAGTTAATCTCCCGCTGGTTGCCGGACGGTACCCACATCTATGTCAATGATGCCTACTGCCGGTACTTTCTGAGAGAAAAAGACAAAATCATAGGAAAACGGTTCAAACCGGGAGTTCATCCCGATGACTGTCCACTCCTCACCAAACATCTCAGATCACTGACACGGGTGACTCCTGTTGCGAGTATCGAACAGAGAATCATCATGCCTGACGGGTCTGTCAGGTGGCAGCAGTTCACCGACCGGGCTTTTTTCGATGAAAATGATAACATCACTGAATATCTCTCCGTCGGTCGTGATATCACCAATCGAAAAATTCTCGAAAGAAGGGAGAAGGAAACCCTTGCAGACCTCAAATATCTCTCGGAAACATCTATCAAATTCGTAAGCATGTTCCATGAGGAGGATATCTTCCGGTATATCGGTGAATCCATACGCCTGTTATTGCCGGATTCAAATGTTGCTATCATCAAAATTCAGGAACAAAGTCTTCAGGGGGTTGTCGGTGCCTGTTTCGGCAGCGAAAAACTCCAGCATGTCGTGGGTGAGACGTTTGAACTGGAGGAGTCTTACGCAGATCTCGCCTACTCACGTACTCTGACAGAAATTTTAGTGCCCAGGATCAGGGCCCTGATCAAAAAATCTGATAAAGAGAGCCCTCTTCCCAGGATCGACAAGGTTGCCCCGCCAAAACGAAGGTTCACAATGAACATTCTCCAGAAAGACGGTTCTCTGTGCAACCTGCTCATCAGCATTCCCGTCACAAGCTCCCTGCGAAAGGTGGAGCTTCTTGAAACCATAATCAATCAGGCATCCGTTGCATTGCGTCGCTGCCGGGCGGAAAAGGAACTTTGGATCAAGGAGAGTGCCATCATGTCATCGATTGACGGCATCATGATCTGTGACAGGAATGCGGCCATCACCTATGTAAATACTTCTTTTCTGAATATGTTCGGATATTCCGAACCTGCAGAAGTTCAGGGAAGATCGCTTTTCTCGTTCATCCTGCAGGGCAAAACGCTCGAAAAAGGGATGGATCTATTCTGGCAGAAAGGGGGATGGAAAGGAGAGCGCACCGGGATCAGAAAAGACGGGAGCCATTTTTATGTCCATATATCCGGAAGTGCGGTGGACGATCAGCGCTGCAGCCCTCAGTGTCTGCTTGTGTCTCTGGTTGACATTACCAAGCGGAAACAAACTGAGATGTCAAGGGCCTTTCTTGCGCCGATAGCCGAATGGTCAGAGAAGGCTATCATTGGTATCACCCTTGAAAAAGAGATCATATCATGGAATCCTGCAGCTGTGAAATATCTGGGATACACAGAGGAAGAGATCCTAGGCAGCACCTTTTCTGTTCTTGTTCCCCCCAATAATACCGAAATTGATGATATTTTCAGCAGAATGAATGAAGGTCAGACGATTCGGTCTGATACGATCATTCTCAGGCGCAAAGATGGATATCTGGGATCATTTTCTGTGACATTCACTCCTGTGAGGGACTATAAAGGCCATATCTATGGTATTTCCATCATGGGGAGTGACATATCAAAAGAGATCCCCCTGAAAGAGAAGCTTGACCATGTCCAAACATTGCAGAAGACCATGGAAGAGAATGTTCCTGTTCCTCTCCTCAAAGTGGTGGGGAATGAAGTGACATATGTAAATCCATGCTTGCTTCATCTGTTTGAAAAAGCCGATCCAAAGAGTTTCATTGGAAAGAATATTCACGATGTCGTGACGTTCAGGAGGGATTTGGGTTCACACGGAAACGGTGCGAATGCACCACCGGGGAGTGTCGAACGCCAGATGGCAACAATAGAACTTAATGATGGAAGCGAAAAAGAAGTTGCCGCAACAATTTTCCGGGATTATATTGGACAGGGTGTCTGGATATTTTTTGAGAACTCTTCCCGATCATCTGAGTATGATACTCTTCTCAAAGAGATCGAAGAGAAACTCAGGAAGGATCTCATAAAAGCGATTGAAGTTATCGGTGTTGAGCTCGGTTCAAAGAATAGGGTTGAAGAGGAGCTTAAAAATGAAATTGCGCTGCATCGTGAGCTTGAAAACAATATTTTGGGGTGTGTATTCCTCCTTGATCAGAATAGTAACCTTGTTCACATGAATTCTGCTCTGGCAGAGACCGCCGGAGTCATGCCTGAGGATGCTATTGGAAAACCGCTGGACTCGGCCCTGAACGGCTTCATCACCAAAGGGATATTTGAGGATGAGGCGAAAGACGTTCTGCTTGGTTCTGAGGTGGTTGTGCATCATGATGCGGTTGTCGGAGATGACAGGAACAGCTGGAAGACACGTCTCATTCCTCTGATAGTTGAGCCCGGTCAACTGAGAGGGATTGTGGGAATTTCCCAGAAGGCCCCGCTCCTCCGGAATGAGAACTAATTGTTCTGACGCCTGAGGGATGTATAAGCCGGCACCATCGGTCATTTGTCATCCCGTGACGGTTTTCCTTGTGTTTATACACGATTTTTTGACAGATTTTCTGATTAGTTCTCCATTTATTTCGATTTTAAATCAAATTTATATCAATATGTGGGATAATGTATCCAATTCCGTCAAAATGTGGCTGTCAGTATGGTATTAATGAGCAAATGCCAAATCAAATTATTATTTAATGTTTCTAATAATGTCTATTATTCCGTTAATTCAGCATTTTCGCCCTACGGGGGCGCATTGCTGATTCGCATGGCGTAAATTAATAAAAAGATAATTCCTATTAGAATATGTCGCTGCCGCATATACTGAAGATGTGTATCGGCACTAATGTGACAGGATAGATACTATGCCAGAGAAAACCTATCAAAGACTTATTGACCAAGAAACGAATGAACGCTGTTGTGTCGCTTCCGAACTGGAGACCTATGGCAAACCGGCCTTACAGTACCTTGTGCTTGCTCTTAAAGATTCAGACAAATGGGTCAGAGTCGTCTCTGCTGATGCCCTTGGCAACATTGGCGATTCAGGAGCTGTCGATGCACTGATTGAAGCCCTGGGTGATAGTGATCAGGATGTTCGTTTCACTGCTACGGGAGCGCTTGGGAAGATTGGAGATCCACGAGCTGCTGATTCCTTAAGGCTGGTAATGGAAACGGATCATCACTTCATTGCCAGTGCTGCAGAGGATGCACTTGAACAGATGGGACAGAAATACTGAGATTCAATCTCAATAATACCATAAATCATACCTCGAACACGATGTGGTTTCCTGAATTCCTTCCGGAGCCATCGATTCAATAATTACCTGATATTACCCTTTTATTTCCCCATTCTGGGATGATTCATTCGCACTCTTTACTCCATCGGTGGTTTTCCCGGTAATCTGTGTTTATTCTCTTTTTTTCCATTATAGGGAACCCCGATCGCCTCTTTGTAACCTTTGTTCATGGTCTGCAGCAATCGGTGAAATTTTAAAACGACACCGGAGAAGATATTTCGGTGCACAAATAATCTCAGGAACGCGTGCGTGAACAATCTACTGCTATTCAGGCGTATTTTTGAGGAATAATTCGAAGCATTCTGCGCAATGTTATTCCCAACCTTTTTTTAGTATAACCACATCTCTTCCCAGAGTGATTCCATGAACCGTCAAAGACTAATTATTGCCGGCATTGCCATCCTTGTCTTTATACTGGTTCTGTTCGGCCTTCTCGGCGATTGGTACTGGTTTGTCGCCATCGGGTATGAGGATGTGTTCCTCTCCATTCTTTCAATCCGTATCGTGCTGTTTGCCATCGCAACTGCCGTATTCTTTGGATTTGCCTATCTGAATATCCGGTATGCGGCCGGAAAGGCTGCCCTCCTGCAGGGAGATACATCGGACGGATTTTCGATTGCGGTCTTTTTTGCGGGATTGTTGGCGTTTTTTACCGGACTCAGCATCTCCGGCTCGTGGGAGACAGTGTATAAATATCTCAATCAGGCGCCTTTTAGCATAACTGAACCGATATTCGGGCTTGATGTCGGATTTTATGTATTCTCACTCCCGTTCTACAATCTTGTTCTCAATCTCTGTATTGCCCTCTTCATCCTGACCATTCTGCTCTCCGGCCTCCCGTATCTTGCCGGTCTTCCGGGAAATATCTTCAGAAGCCGGGTATTTTACCGGTCTGAGGGTGGTGGTGAAGGTGAGGCCGGATTCGGATATGAGAGCGGCCCCTCCCTGAAACAGACGATACAGGCATTTTTGCCGCAGTTAAACGCCCTGCTCTTTCTCACCTTCGCAGCACTGGCCGTCCGCCTCTGGCTTGCCCGGTTCGATCTGCTTTTCTCTGAAACCGGTGCGGTGGTCGGGGCCGGGTATACCGCGGTTCATGTCACCCTGCCGGTGCTCACCATCCTTGCCGGTGTGGCGTTTGTCATTGGCATCGGGTTTCTGATCAATGAGAAGTTCGAACGCATTGAGGTCATTACCTACGGCATCGCCGCCTTTGTGGCGATCGCGTTTATCGGTATTATTGCCGGTGCGGTTGTACAGGGGCTTATCGTTGAGCCCAATGAGCTGAATCTGGAGGAGCAGTATCTGGACTATAACATCCGGTTCACGCTTGCTAGCTACGACCTTGATACGGCCGATGAGGCGCTCTTCCCGGTTGCCTATAATCTGACAGCAGCAGACATACGCGAGAATGATGCGACCATCAAAAACATCCGCCTCTGGGACTGGCGTCCGCTCAAGACTACCTATGAGCAGCTTCAGCTCTTCCGGACATACTACGATTTCAATGACGTGGATGTCGACCGCTACCACTTTGACGGCACCTACAAGGAGGTCCTTGTCTCGGCACGGGAGATGAACATACGGGGCCTCCAGCCGCAGGCACAGACGTGGGTGAACACGCATCTGATCTACACTCACGGGTATGGCGCCGTGATGAACCCGGTCGATGAAGTGACGGACGACGGCCTCCCGGTATTCTATCTGAAGGACATTCCGCCATCATCGCCCTATTTCACTCTTGAAGAGCCGCGTATTTATTACGGTGAGGAGACCGGAAATTATGTCGTGACGGGCACCACAACAGAAGAGTTTGACTATCCGGCAGGAGATCAGAATGCCTATCATGTCTATGACGGGCAGGGCGGCGTCGGCATGGATAATTTTGTAAAACGGCTCATCTACGGAATGAAATTTGGCTCTGTTGAGCTGCTGGTGTCAGGATCGCTCACGGATAAGAGCAAAATTCTCTTCCACCGCAATATTGCTGACCGTGCCCAGACCATCGCCCCGTTCCTCTCCTATGACTCCGATCCCTACGTCGTGGTGGCCGATGACCGCCTCTACTGGATCATCGACGCCTACACCACCGCAGACCGCTTCCCTTACGCTGAGCCGTTTGTTGTCTCCACGGTCGGGGGACAGCGGCTCAAC
This window harbors:
- a CDS encoding UPF0182 family protein, with protein sequence MNRQRLIIAGIAILVFILVLFGLLGDWYWFVAIGYEDVFLSILSIRIVLFAIATAVFFGFAYLNIRYAAGKAALLQGDTSDGFSIAVFFAGLLAFFTGLSISGSWETVYKYLNQAPFSITEPIFGLDVGFYVFSLPFYNLVLNLCIALFILTILLSGLPYLAGLPGNIFRSRVFYRSEGGGEGEAGFGYESGPSLKQTIQAFLPQLNALLFLTFAALAVRLWLARFDLLFSETGAVVGAGYTAVHVTLPVLTILAGVAFVIGIGFLINEKFERIEVITYGIAAFVAIAFIGIIAGAVVQGLIVEPNELNLEEQYLDYNIRFTLASYDLDTADEALFPVAYNLTAADIRENDATIKNIRLWDWRPLKTTYEQLQLFRTYYDFNDVDVDRYHFDGTYKEVLVSAREMNIRGLQPQAQTWVNTHLIYTHGYGAVMNPVDEVTDDGLPVFYLKDIPPSSPYFTLEEPRIYYGEETGNYVVTGTTTEEFDYPAGDQNAYHVYDGQGGVGMDNFVKRLIYGMKFGSVELLVSGSLTDKSKILFHRNIADRAQTIAPFLSYDSDPYVVVADDRLYWIIDAYTTADRFPYAEPFVVSTVGGQRLNYIRNSVKVVVDAYNGDITYYVVDPEDPLIRTYDNIFPGFFKEFAEMPESLKSHVRYPQGLFQVQAMLYATYHMKDPRVFYNKEDAWVIPDEIYRGSRQQMQPYYVIMDLPGEQSEEFILMLPFTPRNKENMIGWMAARSDGDAYGSLVVYQFSKQELTYGPMQIEARIDQDTEISQDITLWSQSGSSVLRGNTLVIPIEDSIIYVEPLYLEATEKGTLPQLKRVIVAYGDRLTMQDTLGEALAVIFGGETGDISDTGEAGPGELPPVSESDMAKLARIAELYDLASKALDDGDLGLYQKYFDEIGKVASS
- a CDS encoding PAS domain-containing protein, which gives rise to MTIIDISQKIGINRNSVAKYLDVLLISGQVEMHAVGTAKLYFLSKRVPISAMLSLSSDYIIVFDSALTIQYINQKVLDFEGITREEALGIHIDNISLSLLRDEEILEKIRDVDLERQFCKDVSISHEDGEYYFKAKIIPTIFEGGTRGISVILEDNTPQKRYELSLEEQKSLYQEMVEDQTELISRWLPDGTHIYVNDAYCRYFLREKDKIIGKRFKPGVHPDDCPLLTKHLRSLTRVTPVASIEQRIIMPDGSVRWQQFTDRAFFDENDNITEYLSVGRDITNRKILERREKETLADLKYLSETSIKFVSMFHEEDIFRYIGESIRLLLPDSNVAIIKIQEQSLQGVVGACFGSEKLQHVVGETFELEESYADLAYSRTLTEILVPRIRALIKKSDKESPLPRIDKVAPPKRRFTMNILQKDGSLCNLLISIPVTSSLRKVELLETIINQASVALRRCRAEKELWIKESAIMSSIDGIMICDRNAAITYVNTSFLNMFGYSEPAEVQGRSLFSFILQGKTLEKGMDLFWQKGGWKGERTGIRKDGSHFYVHISGSAVDDQRCSPQCLLVSLVDITKRKQTEMSRAFLAPIAEWSEKAIIGITLEKEIISWNPAAVKYLGYTEEEILGSTFSVLVPPNNTEIDDIFSRMNEGQTIRSDTIILRRKDGYLGSFSVTFTPVRDYKGHIYGISIMGSDISKEIPLKEKLDHVQTLQKTMEENVPVPLLKVVGNEVTYVNPCLLHLFEKADPKSFIGKNIHDVVTFRRDLGSHGNGANAPPGSVERQMATIELNDGSEKEVAATIFRDYIGQGVWIFFENSSRSSEYDTLLKEIEEKLRKDLIKAIEVIGVELGSKNRVEEELKNEIALHRELENNILGCVFLLDQNSNLVHMNSALAETAGVMPEDAIGKPLDSALNGFITKGIFEDEAKDVLLGSEVVVHHDAVVGDDRNSWKTRLIPLIVEPGQLRGIVGISQKAPLLRNEN
- a CDS encoding HEAT repeat domain-containing protein — encoded protein: MPEKTYQRLIDQETNERCCVASELETYGKPALQYLVLALKDSDKWVRVVSADALGNIGDSGAVDALIEALGDSDQDVRFTATGALGKIGDPRAADSLRLVMETDHHFIASAAEDALEQMGQKY